The Amblyraja radiata isolate CabotCenter1 chromosome 1, sAmbRad1.1.pri, whole genome shotgun sequence genome contains a region encoding:
- the LOC116972569 gene encoding uncharacterized protein LOC116972569: protein MKVPMTIIFMMDLAVIHIQARMGNSPMHQMQYHRVRLPRRKLSMKPSFQMGGFITSFFQWLQKKKGNAGKFVPFCSICKVDITMGKSAIMRHKESKTHLQASKISDDLAKSQPGIQTFFQSSSDEILKHATLGKQKATNTIRQVLGFHYMIEGVEQLKGHKFSLTIDETMDKSTKSQMAVIGTYFDAESFKNELYLLISSIYRMERQIPSTMQLFSICRKNIFQWRLSLYFVLTPAMLCLKSIIQFLSCFVSITPGSCQSNALVI from the exons ATGAAAGTTCCAATGACGATCATATTCATGATGGACCTCGCGGTGATACACATTCAAGCAAGGATGGGGAACAGTCCGATGCACCAGATGCAGTACCATCGTGTTCGTCTGCCAAGAAGAAAGCTAAGTATGAAGCCAAGTTTTCAGATGGGTGGCTTCATAACCAGCTTTTTTCAGTGGCTACAGAAGAAGAAAGGCAATGCAGGGAAGTTTGTACCGTTTTGTAGCATTTGTAAAGTGGACATCACTATGGGGAAAAGTGCAATTATGAGACACAAAGAGAGCAAGACTCATCTGCAAGCTTCCAAAATAAGTGATGATCTGGCTAAATCACAACCTGGAATCCAGACGTTCTTTCAGTCTTCATCTGATGAAATTCTCAAGCATGCTACTTTAGGCAAACAGAAAGCAACCAACACAATCAGACAGGTGCTGGGCTTTCATTACATGATAGAGGGAGTTGAGCAACTGAAAGGTCACAAATTTTCGTTAACAATCGATGAGACAATGGACAAGTCAACAAAGAGTCAAATGGCTGTAATTGGGACATATTTTGATGCAGAAAGCTTCAAAAATGAATTGTATTTATTGATCTCATCGATCTACCGAATGGAAAGGCAGATACCATCTACAATGCAGTTATTCAGTATTTGCAGGAAAAACATATTCCAATGGAGACTGTCATTGTATTTTGTGCTGACCCCTGCAATGTTATGTTTGAAATCCATCATTCAGTTTCTCAGCTGCTTCGTAAGCATCACCCCTGGATCATGCCAATCAa atGCTCTTGTCATTTAA